A window of Campylobacter lari subsp. lari contains these coding sequences:
- a CDS encoding PBP1A family penicillin-binding protein: MKILKIFLSFCVVCAVGIFIFIAYLFSDSDLNQYTFKDYKPPLTTQIFDKNGKLVANVFEQHRFYAPYEELPPRLIEALVAIEDTSFFEHGGVNIDAIFRAAIKIIRSGGKTMEGASTLTQQFIKNTELTPERTLSRKLKEALLAYKIENTLTKEQILERYLNFIFFGHGYYGVKTAALGYFRKNLDELSLKEMAILVGMPKAPSTYDPTRHLDLSLARANSVVQRMYNLGWISKEEYENALKEIPKVYDDTLTQNAAPYVTQEVLKQLSGIKDLKSGGYKIELAIDLDVQNITREALKFGYDEIIKRDKDANLSTLNGAMIVANHQNGDILALVGGVNYTKSNFNRATQSLRQPGSSFKPFLYQIAIDMGYSPMSKVADISRIFESTKEDEKDWKPKNYGGKFLGLISLKEALTGSRNLATINLALALGLDVIHDKLQFMGFENIPVDLSIVLGSFGISIYDYAKLYTVFGNYGIQKDLILIKRVIDKNGKIIVEFNSGERKISEPEQAFLVNDMMQNVVKKGTGRNARVEGIEIAGKTGTSNKSVDAWFCGLTPEIEAIIWYGNDDNKPMKQIEGGARTAAPVFKEFLTKYLELYPDSARKFIIPKGVYQGIYEKQREYYTNTSPFPKNNPALSENNEIIF, encoded by the coding sequence ATAAAAATTTTAAAAATATTTCTTTCTTTTTGTGTAGTATGTGCGGTTGGAATTTTTATATTTATTGCATATTTGTTTTCAGATTCTGATTTAAATCAATACACCTTTAAAGATTACAAACCACCTCTTACAACACAAATTTTTGATAAAAATGGAAAATTAGTTGCAAATGTTTTCGAGCAACACCGCTTTTACGCTCCTTATGAAGAGTTGCCTCCAAGACTTATAGAAGCTTTAGTGGCCATTGAAGATACTAGCTTTTTTGAACATGGTGGGGTTAATATAGATGCGATTTTTAGAGCAGCTATTAAAATCATAAGAAGCGGTGGAAAAACCATGGAAGGAGCTTCCACTCTTACGCAACAATTCATAAAAAACACAGAATTAACCCCAGAGCGTACTTTGAGTAGAAAGCTAAAAGAAGCTTTACTTGCATATAAAATAGAAAATACTTTAACTAAAGAGCAAATTTTAGAAAGATATTTAAATTTCATCTTCTTTGGACATGGATATTATGGAGTAAAAACTGCTGCGCTTGGATATTTTAGAAAGAATTTAGATGAGCTTAGCTTGAAAGAAATGGCTATATTAGTAGGTATGCCAAAGGCTCCAAGTACTTATGATCCTACTAGACATTTAGATCTTTCTTTAGCTAGAGCAAACAGCGTAGTACAAAGAATGTATAATCTTGGTTGGATTTCTAAAGAAGAGTATGAAAATGCTTTAAAAGAAATTCCAAAAGTATATGATGATACTTTAACACAAAATGCAGCCCCTTACGTTACTCAAGAAGTTTTAAAACAACTAAGTGGTATAAAAGATCTTAAAAGTGGTGGTTATAAAATAGAGCTTGCTATCGATCTTGATGTGCAAAATATTACAAGAGAGGCTTTAAAATTTGGCTATGACGAGATAATAAAAAGAGACAAAGATGCAAATTTAAGTACACTTAATGGAGCTATGATAGTAGCAAATCACCAAAATGGAGATATATTAGCCTTAGTAGGTGGAGTAAATTACACAAAAAGTAATTTCAACCGCGCCACTCAAAGCTTAAGACAGCCTGGAAGTTCTTTTAAGCCTTTTTTATACCAAATTGCCATTGACATGGGTTATTCTCCTATGAGTAAAGTTGCTGATATTTCAAGAATTTTTGAAAGCACCAAAGAAGATGAGAAAGATTGGAAACCTAAAAATTATGGGGGAAAATTTCTAGGGCTTATAAGTTTAAAAGAAGCACTAACTGGATCAAGGAACCTAGCTACCATAAATTTAGCTCTTGCCTTAGGGCTTGATGTAATCCATGATAAACTTCAATTTATGGGCTTTGAGAATATACCGGTTGATTTATCTATAGTTTTGGGTAGCTTTGGGATTTCTATTTATGATTATGCTAAACTTTATACAGTATTTGGAAATTATGGCATACAAAAAGATTTAATACTCATTAAAAGAGTAATCGATAAAAATGGCAAAATAATAGTAGAGTTTAACTCCGGAGAAAGAAAAATCAGCGAACCCGAACAAGCCTTTTTAGTTAATGATATGATGCAAAATGTTGTTAAAAAAGGTACTGGACGCAATGCTAGGGTAGAAGGGATTGAGATAGCTGGAAAAACAGGTACTTCAAATAAAAGCGTAGATGCTTGGTTTTGTGGCTTAACTCCAGAAATAGAAGCTATTATTTGGTATGGAAATGATGATAATAAACCTATGAAACAAATCGAAGGTGGTGCAAGGACTGCTGCTCCGGTTTTTAAAGAATTTTTAACAAAATACCTAGAACTTTATCCTGATAGCGCTAGAAAATTTATCATCCCAAAAGGAGTTTATCAAGGAATTTATGAAAAACAAAGAGAGTATTACACCAATACTTCTCCATTTCCAAAAAACAACCCTGCTCTATCTGAAAACAATGAGATAATTTTTTAA
- the maf gene encoding septum formation inhibitor Maf, producing the protein MLYLASSSPSRVALLKEANIAFEQIIIDYNESLVKKGNPSSYVQKIVLEKERQFFTKYVDLKNVLFADSIVCAQNIILTKAKSDNEAFNMLNLQSGKSISVLSAMILVLEDKKIFNLSKCDLILDKFDLKDMQEYVESKLYQGKAGAVMCEGFHKKYIKKIIGHQSTALGLNIELLKAFL; encoded by the coding sequence ATGCTTTATTTAGCTTCAAGTTCGCCTTCACGCGTTGCTTTATTAAAAGAAGCAAATATCGCTTTTGAACAAATTATTATCGATTATAATGAGAGCTTGGTAAAAAAAGGTAATCCAAGCTCTTATGTACAAAAAATTGTTTTAGAAAAAGAAAGGCAATTTTTTACAAAATATGTTGATTTAAAAAATGTTTTATTTGCTGATAGCATAGTTTGTGCTCAAAATATCATTCTTACTAAAGCTAAAAGCGACAATGAGGCTTTTAATATGCTCAATCTACAAAGCGGCAAAAGCATTAGTGTTTTAAGCGCGATGATTTTAGTTTTAGAAGATAAAAAGATTTTCAATCTTAGCAAGTGTGATTTGATTTTGGATAAATTTGATTTAAAAGATATGCAAGAATATGTTGAGTCAAAACTTTATCAAGGCAAAGCCGGAGCTGTGATGTGTGAGGGATTTCATAAAAAATATATTAAAAAAATCATAGGCCATCAAAGTACAGCCCTAGGGCTTAATATAGAACTTTTGAAAGCATTTTTATGA
- the msrP gene encoding protein-methionine-sulfoxide reductase catalytic subunit MsrP, translating to MNITNEQLYKKRRHFLKLGAGALVSSALVQSELMALNFFPDPNNEKLNLSEEKIATNYVNFYEFSTDKKRAVELAKNFNTNGWKIEVSGEVEEPLTLTMQDLLAFPLEERIYRFRCVETWSMVVPWVGFELRALIEKCKVKSEAKFIKFTTLFDKNQFADQASFFPTLDYPYVEGLRLDEAMHPLTLMAVGMYKKPLLGQNGAPIRLVVPWKYGFKSIKSIVKIEFTKEQPKTTWELANPREYGFYANVNPNVSHPRWSQANERPLGDFFTKPTQMFNGYEKEVAHLYKDMDLKVNF from the coding sequence ATGAATATCACAAACGAACAATTATATAAAAAAAGACGCCATTTTTTAAAACTAGGTGCTGGAGCTTTAGTTAGTTCAGCCTTAGTTCAATCTGAATTAATGGCATTAAATTTCTTTCCTGATCCTAATAATGAAAAATTAAATTTAAGTGAAGAAAAAATTGCGACTAATTATGTAAATTTTTATGAATTTTCTACTGATAAAAAAAGAGCTGTTGAGCTTGCAAAAAATTTCAACACAAATGGTTGGAAAATTGAAGTTAGCGGAGAAGTTGAAGAACCTTTGACTTTAACTATGCAAGATTTATTAGCCTTTCCTTTAGAAGAGAGAATTTATAGATTTCGCTGTGTTGAAACTTGGTCTATGGTAGTACCTTGGGTTGGTTTTGAATTGCGTGCTTTAATAGAAAAATGCAAAGTCAAAAGCGAGGCTAAATTTATAAAATTTACCACTCTTTTTGATAAAAATCAATTTGCTGATCAAGCTTCATTTTTTCCAACTCTTGATTATCCTTATGTAGAGGGTTTAAGATTAGATGAGGCTATGCACCCACTAACGCTTATGGCTGTAGGTATGTATAAAAAGCCTTTATTAGGACAAAATGGAGCACCAATTCGTCTTGTGGTTCCATGGAAGTATGGCTTTAAAAGTATAAAATCTATTGTAAAAATAGAATTTACCAAAGAACAACCTAAAACCACATGGGAGCTAGCAAATCCTAGAGAATATGGTTTTTATGCTAATGTGAATCCAAATGTCTCTCATCCAAGATGGTCTCAAGCAAATGAGCGTCCTTTGGGAGATTTTTTCACCAAACCTACACAAATGTTTAATGGCTATGAAAAAGAAGTAGCGCATTTATATAAAGATATGGATTTAAAGGTTAATTTTTAA
- a CDS encoding ferric reductase, translating into MNKKIYNIGGFLAFTLSIVFSIYQIMQEFDIVKSVYFYSGIFGLIFFGLSLFFSLLKYKHTKDYPKFLGFYAFFWALIHFFNYFAFGKNLDLILFFKDTFSKNLEFSGFVSFFILTFMFISSFKLFKKISKIRKLGYFCFLLATWHYFLSAKIPQIPHFLALSLAMIFLLIKLYKNYKKRKKVTFL; encoded by the coding sequence ATGAATAAAAAAATTTATAATATCGGTGGATTTTTAGCCTTTACTTTAAGTATTGTTTTTAGTATCTATCAAATCATGCAAGAATTTGATATTGTAAAATCTGTATATTTTTATAGTGGTATATTTGGCTTAATCTTTTTTGGATTGAGCCTATTTTTTTCACTTTTAAAGTATAAACATACAAAAGATTACCCTAAATTTTTAGGTTTTTATGCATTTTTTTGGGCTTTGATTCACTTTTTTAATTATTTTGCTTTTGGAAAAAATTTAGATTTAATACTTTTTTTCAAAGATACTTTTAGTAAAAATTTAGAATTTAGTGGTTTTGTAAGCTTTTTTATACTCACATTTATGTTTATAAGCTCATTTAAGCTTTTTAAAAAAATAAGTAAAATAAGAAAACTTGGATATTTTTGTTTTTTGCTAGCAACTTGGCATTATTTTTTATCTGCAAAAATACCACAAATTCCACATTTTTTAGCTTTAAGCTTAGCCATGATTTTTCTACTTATTAAACTATATAAAAATTATAAAAAAAGAAAAAAAGTAACTTTTTTATAA